From the genome of Miscanthus floridulus cultivar M001 chromosome 10, ASM1932011v1, whole genome shotgun sequence, one region includes:
- the LOC136489169 gene encoding uncharacterized protein, with the protein MLSSCRPSQSSPAFTEQQLKQLRAQCLVFLAVRNNMEPTKKHLQIALGEFSAEGSSSSGGGGDNNRDETGPSTSPVVFSVPTAVLPPPDLPALSSPRPRSGPTRRIAMAEEMMPADELVFPGLDGGLLAGDNVVAGDDVTGFISASQEPAQQRTYLAKHYYM; encoded by the exons ATGCTTTCGTCCTGTCGACCCTCGCAGTCATCGCCGGCGTTCACGGAGCAGCAGCTGAAGCAGCTCCGGGCACAGTGCCTCGTGTTCCTCGCCGTCAG AAACAACATGGAGCCCACGAAGAAGCATCTGCAAATTGCACTGGGCGAATTTTCTGCAGAAG GCAGCAGcagtagcggcggcggcggcgacaacaACCGCGACGAAACCGGCCCGTCTACTTCGCCGGTGGTGTTCTCTGTACCGACTGCTGTGTTGCCACCGCCGGATCTTCCGGCCCTGTCTTCTCCCCGTCCCCGGAGCGGTCCAACGAGAAGAATT GCTATGGCTGAGGAGATGATGCCTGCTGATGAGCTTGTGTTCCCTGGACTGGATGGTGGTCTTTTGGCTGGTGACAATGTGGTTGCTGGGGATGATGTGACTGGTTTCATATCAGCATCACAGGAACCTGCTCAGCAGAGGACCTACTTGGCCAAGCACTACTATATGTGA